The genomic region TCACTAGTGACAATGGTGCATTTAGTGGACAAATCCCAGGAAACATCACGGAAATTGGCAGAAAAATCGGTAAAAAGGATGTGCTAAATACAGATCCAGCAGCGGATATTGATGCTAGGGTGGTGGAAGTGAAAATTTCTCTTTCTCCCCAGGATAGTCAACGAGTCTCTGGGTTAACTAACGCCAAGGTAATGGTGGAAATTAATACGGATCAATTCGGTCGAAAAAAATAGAGTCGTCATTCTACCAATCACTTCATCATTTTTCACAATGTTACAGAAAATACCTCTATCTTGGCTACAACTAACAAGAGAAAAAACTCGCCTAGCTGTGGCTTTATCAGGTATTGCTTTTGCTGATATTTTGATGTTTATGCAGTTAGGTTTTCGAGATGCATTATATTATAGTAATGTGAGAATGCACAGCAGTTTAAAGGGCGATATTGTAATTATTAATAATCAATCTAATGCTGTGTTAGCCATGAAACCTTTTTCTTCACGGCGATTATATAAGGCTTTAGATGCACCCAACGTCTCCTCTGTTCATCCTATCTATTTGGATTATACTAGCTGGAAAAATCCGGTTACTGGTCGTTCCCGCAGTATTCTGACTTTCGCATTTAATCCAGAATATAATGTTTTTGATTTACCAGGAGTCTCCAACAATATTAATAAATTAAAACTTCCTGATGTGGTATTATTTGACCGTTCTTCCAGAGTGGAATATGGTCCAATTGCTAGTGATTTTGACCGGGGTAAAACTGTTACAGCAGAGATTAAAAGACGACGGGTTCAAGTAGTGGGATTATTTACTTTGGGCGCATCTTTTGGAGCAGATGGTAATTTAATTACTAGTGATGTGAATTTCTTGAGGATATTTCGTAATCGTCAACTGGGATTAATTGATATTGGGTTAGTCCGCATTAAACCAGGAGCAGATGTTAATCAAGTTGCTACCTATTTGCGAGGCTATTTACCACCAGATGTGAATGTTTTAACTAAGCAGGAATTTATAGATTTTGAAAGAAACTATTGGGCAACTAGTACTGCTATCGGGTTTATTTTTACTTTGGGGACAATCATGGGGTTTATTGTGGGAACTGTGATTGTTTATCAAATTCTTTATACGGAGGTAACAGACCACCTATCGGAATATGCCACTCTTAAAGCTATCGGTTACACTCAAAACTATCTATTAAGTGTGATTTTACAAGAGGCTTTCATGTTGGCAATTTTAGGCTATGTCCCTGGCTTTTTTTGCGTTCTATTCCTTTACCAGGTCGCTAGAGATGCCACACTTTTACCAGTAATGATGAGCTATGATCGAGCAATAATGGTATTGATATTAACTATTCTTATGTGTTTTATCTCCGGAGCTATTGCTATTAGAAAGCTACGCTCGGCTGATCCAGCAGATATTTTTTAAAAACTCTCCACAACATCACGCATTATTCTTAATATTAGGAGTCATATATGAACTATAAGAAACCAGTAATCTCTGTTAAAAATCTTAACCACTACTATGGTAAGGGAGTCCTCAAAAAGCAAATTCTCTTTGATATCAATCTGGATGTATATCCGGGAGAAATTGTTATTATGACCGGTCCATCAGGTTCAGGTAAAACTACTTTATTAAGTCTCATTGGTGGTTTACGCTCGGTGCAAGAGGGTAGTCTCAAGTTTTTGGGCAAGGAATTATTTGCAGCTCGTCAAGGTCAATTGGTACAAATTAGACGCAATATCGGATACATTTTTCAAGCACACAATTTATTGGGTTTCTTAACCGCTAGACAAAATGTGCAAATGGCAGTGGAATTAAATGAGAATATTTCTCCACTCCAGGCTATGAAAAAATCAACTACCATGCTGGAAGCAGTTGGTTTGGGTTCACGAATTAACTATTATCCCGATAATTTATCGGGGGGGCAAAAACAAAGAATTGCTATCGCTCGTGCTTTAGTTAATCAT from Cylindrospermopsis curvispora GIHE-G1 harbors:
- the devC gene encoding ABC transporter permease DevC; its protein translation is MLQKIPLSWLQLTREKTRLAVALSGIAFADILMFMQLGFRDALYYSNVRMHSSLKGDIVIINNQSNAVLAMKPFSSRRLYKALDAPNVSSVHPIYLDYTSWKNPVTGRSRSILTFAFNPEYNVFDLPGVSNNINKLKLPDVVLFDRSSRVEYGPIASDFDRGKTVTAEIKRRRVQVVGLFTLGASFGADGNLITSDVNFLRIFRNRQLGLIDIGLVRIKPGADVNQVATYLRGYLPPDVNVLTKQEFIDFERNYWATSTAIGFIFTLGTIMGFIVGTVIVYQILYTEVTDHLSEYATLKAIGYTQNYLLSVILQEAFMLAILGYVPGFFCVLFLYQVARDATLLPVMMSYDRAIMVLILTILMCFISGAIAIRKLRSADPADIF
- a CDS encoding DevA family ABC transporter ATP-binding protein, with the translated sequence MNYKKPVISVKNLNHYYGKGVLKKQILFDINLDVYPGEIVIMTGPSGSGKTTLLSLIGGLRSVQEGSLKFLGKELFAARQGQLVQIRRNIGYIFQAHNLLGFLTARQNVQMAVELNENISPLQAMKKSTTMLEAVGLGSRINYYPDNLSGGQKQRIAIARALVNHPPLVLADEPTAALDKQSGRDVVEIMQRLAKEQGTAILLVTHDNRILDIADRILEMEDGLLTRDSSTVT